In Silene latifolia isolate original U9 population chromosome X, ASM4854445v1, whole genome shotgun sequence, the following proteins share a genomic window:
- the LOC141617481 gene encoding uncharacterized protein LOC141617481, translated as MQVSQERMQIDSLHENWKAICKVKELFKGGYHNGVWLADQRGYSVGSGYNWVRHMEQKVGWAKLIWNPRVLPKHSFLCWLVFRNALNVKDKLCRIGICTDDRCCICDADTETISHLIMHCRYSRQVIHKVCSWLYIPTPGGNAIIWIGRRKWRPVQKGICLAAVMAVYFHVWQQRNLARIEGKLMRPMILVYQIQQIVKSKVHQLDLSTVSVRDREWLTLVGLS; from the exons atgcaagtttcacaAGAGCGtatgcaaattgattctcttcacgag AATTGGAAGGCTATTTGCAAGGTAAAAGAACTTTTTAAAGGGGGATACCATAATGGTGTTTGGCTTGCTGATCAAAGAGGGTATAGTGTTGGCTCTGGCTACAATTGGGTCAGACATATGGAGCAGAAAGTGGGGTGGGCTAAATTGATTTGGAATCCTAGAGTTCTCCCTAAGCATAGCTTTCTGTGTTGGCTAGTCTTCAGGAATGCTTTGAATGTGAAGGATAAGCTTTGTAGGATTGGAATTTGTACTGATGATAGATGCTGTATTTGTGATGCAGACACAGAAACTATTAGCCATCTTATTATGCACTGCAGATACAGCAGACAAGTCATACATAAAGTCTGCTCGTGGCTGTACATTCCTACCCCTGGTGGAAATGCAATCATCTGGATTGGACGCAGGAAATGGAGACCAGTTCAGAAGGGCATCTGTCTTGCTGCTGTCATGGCAGTTTACTTCCATGTCTGGCAGCAGCGTAACTTAGCTAGAATTGAAGGCAAGCTGATGAGACCTATGATTTTGGTATATCAAATTCAGCAGATTGTTAAGAGCAAGGTGCATCAGCTAGATTTGAGTACTGTATCTGTAAGAGATAGGGAATGGCTTACTTTAGTTGGCCTTAGTTAA